In Elaeis guineensis isolate ETL-2024a chromosome 1, EG11, whole genome shotgun sequence, a genomic segment contains:
- the LOC105040136 gene encoding uncharacterized protein, which produces MDVLHKRMKLTEEAGGEKGGGEVAVDETTNMAAVAGSEEMELNIQRILEKIDHFTQQVSDLLEAVRTLFKDLSNEFEERLIAVHREQMDKWQEEINELRLQDASNEAARTLLQNAQDHLLQNVREDS; this is translated from the exons ATGGATGTCTTGCACAAGCGCATGAAATTGACG GAGGAGGCCGGAGGCGAGAAGGGAGGCGGAGAGGTGGCCGTGGACGAGACGACGAACATGGCGGCGGTGGCGGGATCGGAAGAGATGGAGCTCAACATCCAACGCATCTTGGAAAAGATCGACCACTTCACCCAGCAG GTTTCTGACTTGCTAGAAGCGGTGAGGACATTATTCAAAGATCTGAGCAATGAATTCGAAGAGCGTTTGATCGC AGTGCACAGGGAGCAGATGGACAAGTGGCAGGAGGAGATCAACGAGCTGCGCTTGCAAGATGCATCGAACGAGGCAGCCCGAACTCTCCTGCAGAACGCTCAGGATCATCTTCTTCAGAACGTCCGTGAGGACTCTTGA
- the LOC105040137 gene encoding large ribosomal subunit protein uL18c, translating to MHKRRFICHINTPNGVEEIRWVWWTRRVGEEGKRARRQVLRRWTEASMMYLSASPFVASPSSATTAAATLMESGRTFLCGQRLPLPAPARTWALARRPVIEAKAVTRRENRAARHQRIRRKVEGTPERPRMSVFRSNKHLYVQVIDDTKMHTLASASTMQKSVLEEVEYTSGPTIEVAKKVGEAIAKSCLEKGITKVAFDRGGYLYHGRMEALANAARENGLQF from the exons ATGCACAAGCGGAGGTTCATCTGCCACATTAATACACCAAACGGAGTGGAAGAGATAAGGTGGGTCTGGTGGACTCGAAGGGTTGGGGAAGAGGGAAAAAGAGCGAGAAGGCAAGTTTTAAGGCGGTGGACAGAGGCATCCATGATGTACCTTTCTGCTTCGCCATTTGTTGCTTCGCCTTCGTCGGCAACGACAGCAGCTGCGACTCTTATGGAGAGCGGCCGCACCTTCCTCTGCGGGCAGCGCCTCCCCCTTCCCGCCCCTGCGAGGACCTGGGCACTTGCTCGTCGTCCCGTCATCGAGGCCAAGGCAGTGACCCGGAGAGAGAACCGCGCCGCCCGCCACCAGCGCATCCGAAGGAAG GTTGAGGGTACCCCAGAAAGGCCGAGGATGAGTGTTTTCCGTTCCAATAAGCATCTATATGTGCAAGTGATTGATGATACTAAGATGCACACATTGGCTTCAGCTTCAACGATGCAGAAATCTGTATTGGAGGAAGTTGAGTACACTTCGGGACCCACAATT GAGGTGGCAAAGAAGGTTGGTGAAGCCATTGCCAAGTCTTGCTTGGAAAAAGGGATCACCAAGGTGGCTTTCGACCGTGGTGGTTACCTATATCATGGGCGCATGGAAGCACTAGCCAACGCTGCGCGAGAGAATGGTCTTCAGTTCTAA
- the LOC105040152 gene encoding mannan endo-1,4-beta-mannosidase 1, translating to MVVRQAIGSFFFLAFIVLQQGADQVKSQQPDGFVQTNGTRFIVDGDIVYFNGFNAYWMMLESSFPSERGKVSSALEQASSYGLTLARTWAFSDGGPWPLQLSPGSYNESMFKALDFVISEARRNKIYLILSLVNNYESFGGRKQYVQWGRERGQNVSSDDGFYTNDVIKGYYKNHVKTVLTRINTVTGLAYKDDPTIFAWELINEPRCESDLSGRTFQAWIEEMAAYVKSIDNKHLLEIGMEGFYGDSMQGRRQFNPNGYVFGTDFISHNQVQGIDFATIHAYPDLWLANWSSGDQLRFLQNWTQIHVSDSSTILKKPLLFTEFGKSLKPPGSTVNQRDAFYGQVYGSAFVSAEDEGPLGGGLFWQLLAQGMDGLRDSYEIVPTEQRSTASIISQISRRISGLNNRRRHG from the exons ATGGTGGTGAGGCAGGCTATCGGAAGTTTTTTCTTCCTAGCTTTTATCGTGCTCCAACAAGGTGCAGATCAGGTCAAGAGTCAACAGCCTGATGGTTTTGTGCAAACAAATGGAACTCGATTCATTGTTGATGGAGACATTGTTTATTTTAACGGTTTCAATGCATACTGGATGATGTTGGAGTCATCATTTCCATCAGAGAGGGGGAAGGTAAGCAGTGCTTTGGAACAAGCCTCAAGTTACGGATTGACTCTGGCTAGAACATGGGCTTTCAGTGACGGTGGTCCATGGCCACTACAGTTATCTCCAGGTTCTTATAATGAGAGTATGTTCAAG GCGTTAGACTTTGTGATTTCCGAGGCCAGGAGGAATAAGATCTATCTTATTTTAAGCTTGGTGAACAACTACGAGAGTTTTGGAGGAAGAAAACAGTACGTTCAATGGGGAAGAGAAAGGGGCCAGAATGTGAGCTCAGATGATGGGTTCTATACAAATGATGTTATTAAGGGTTACTACAAGAACCATGTCAAG ACGGTGCTGACGAGGATCAACACGGTTACTGGTCTAGCATACAAGGATGACCCAACCATCTTTGCTTGGGAGCTCATCAACGAACCACGTTGCGAGAGTGACCTCTCTGGTAGAACCTTCCAG GCTTGGATCGAAGAAATGGCCGCTTATGTGAAATCCATAGACAATAAACACTTGCTAGAGATTGGGATGGAAGGGTTCTACGGCGATTCGATGCAAGGAAGGCGGCAATTCAATCCCAATGGTTACGTGTTTGGAACTGATTTCATCTCCCACAATCAAGTCCAAGGAATCGATTTCGCCACGATTCATGCATATCCAGATTTATG GTTAGCGAACTGGAGCTCGGGAGACCAACTTAGATTTCTACAGAACTGGACTCAAATCCATGTCTCAGACTCATCCACCATTCTAAAGAAGCCCCTTCTCTTCACGGAGTTTGGCAAGTCTTTGAAGCCTCCAGGGTCTACCGTGAATCAGAGGGACGCTTTCTACGGGCAAGTCTACGGCTCTGCTTTTGTCTCGGCCGAGGATGAAGGCCCGCTTGGAGGTGGGCTCTTCTGGCAGCTCCTGGCACAGGGGATGGACGGCCTAAGAGACAGCTATGAGATCGTACCCACGGAGCAACGCTCCACCGCGAGCATTATTTCCCAAATCTCCCGCAGGATATCGGGACTCAATAACCGCCGGAGACATGGATAG